Proteins encoded within one genomic window of Aurantiacibacter spongiae:
- a CDS encoding GIY-YIG nuclease family protein: MHQDFQPCVYLMASRRNGTLYCGVTSDLLQRVAQHRDGTFEGFTARYDVKTLVWFEQHATMEFAIQREKRSKKWSRAWKLRLIEEGNPAWRDLACHLGFAPLS; the protein is encoded by the coding sequence ATGCATCAGGACTTCCAACCATGCGTTTATCTCATGGCATCCCGGCGCAACGGGACGCTTTACTGCGGGGTGACTTCCGATCTTCTGCAGCGCGTTGCCCAACATCGTGATGGAACGTTCGAAGGCTTCACCGCCCGCTACGACGTGAAGACGCTCGTTTGGTTCGAACAGCACGCGACGATGGAATTCGCGATCCAGCGGGAAAAGCGCAGCAAGAAGTGGAGCCGTGCGTGGAAGCTGCGTCTGATCGAAGAGGGCAATCCCGCCTGGCGCGATCTTGCATGTCATCTCGGGTTTGCGCCGCTGAGCTAA
- a CDS encoding mechanosensitive ion channel family protein, with product MLPEAPAESPAPDSAPAPAPGSIALDRAADADSRIERFLSETFANVPSLTGVTVTVRQGVVTLGGTAADEEAVTRAESIAGGVEGVVTVENDIERDVSVDLGQGIGGVGDKARQAARMLPLIGAAIVVAVLIGVLGYLLASLTGLWRRIAPNSFLAALIASAIRFVFVIGGIVVALDMIGAGALMGAVLGGAGVIGIALGFAMRDTIETYVASIMLSLRQPFRANDHVVIDTYEGRVIRLTSRATVLMTLDGNHLRIPNSTVFNATILNYTRNPQRRFDFALGVDADDDVEAARRLGRDTLKGLPFVLAEPPPEARISEVGDSNVVLQFLGWIDQTQADWYKARSRAIAVTKAALEQAGFALPEPIYRLRFDQRTGVLPFENVGGGGAKADSAPPSPPQPPAPPPAAPSAADHSDVAPDDEVASMVDRERAANTAGQEKDLLDSSQPVE from the coding sequence CTGCTACCCGAAGCCCCGGCTGAAAGCCCGGCCCCCGACAGCGCGCCCGCCCCCGCGCCCGGCTCCATCGCGCTCGACCGCGCAGCCGACGCCGACAGCCGGATCGAGCGCTTTCTCAGCGAAACCTTCGCCAACGTCCCCAGCCTGACCGGCGTGACCGTGACCGTGCGCCAGGGCGTCGTCACGCTGGGCGGCACGGCGGCGGACGAGGAGGCGGTGACGCGCGCCGAAAGCATCGCCGGCGGGGTCGAGGGCGTCGTCACCGTCGAGAACGATATCGAGCGGGACGTCTCGGTCGATCTGGGGCAGGGCATCGGCGGGGTCGGCGACAAGGCGCGGCAGGCCGCCCGGATGCTGCCACTGATCGGCGCGGCCATCGTGGTCGCGGTGCTGATCGGGGTGCTGGGCTATCTGCTCGCCTCGCTTACCGGCCTGTGGCGGCGGATCGCACCCAATTCCTTCCTCGCCGCGCTGATCGCCAGCGCGATACGCTTCGTCTTCGTCATCGGCGGCATCGTCGTCGCGCTCGACATGATCGGGGCGGGCGCGCTGATGGGCGCGGTGCTGGGCGGAGCGGGGGTGATCGGCATCGCGCTGGGCTTCGCCATGCGCGACACGATAGAAACCTACGTCGCATCCATCATGCTGAGCCTGCGTCAGCCCTTCCGCGCCAACGACCACGTGGTGATCGACACCTACGAGGGCCGGGTCATCCGCCTGACCAGCCGGGCGACCGTGCTGATGACGCTCGACGGCAACCATCTGCGCATCCCCAACTCCACCGTCTTCAACGCCACCATCCTCAACTATACGCGCAATCCGCAGCGCCGCTTCGACTTCGCCCTGGGTGTGGACGCGGACGACGACGTGGAGGCGGCCCGGCGGCTGGGGCGCGACACGCTGAAGGGTCTGCCCTTCGTGCTCGCCGAACCGCCGCCCGAAGCGCGCATTTCCGAAGTGGGCGATTCCAACGTGGTGCTGCAGTTCCTGGGCTGGATCGATCAGACCCAGGCGGACTGGTACAAGGCCCGCAGCCGCGCCATCGCCGTCACCAAGGCGGCGCTGGAGCAGGCCGGCTTCGCCCTGCCCGAACCGATCTACCGCCTGCGCTTCGACCAGCGCACCGGCGTGCTGCCGTTCGAGAACGTGGGCGGGGGCGGCGCCAAGGCAGACAGCGCTCCGCCCTCCCCGCCCCAGCCTCCGGCCCCGCCCCCCGCCGCGCCTTCTGCGGCGGACCACAGCGACGTGGCGCCGGACGATGAAGTGGCGTCGATGGTGGACAGGGAACGCGCGGCCAACACTGCCGGGCAGGAGAAGGATCTGCTCGATTCCAGCCAGCCCGTCGAATGA
- the lptB gene encoding LPS export ABC transporter ATP-binding protein, with the protein MSALDDSFLDEEALAEAVAEAPARAAPDLGEVGGLEVVSIAKSYDKRSVLSDISLSVAKGEVLGLLGPNGAGKTTCFYSIMGLVKPDSGRILMDGEDVTRLPMYRRAILGLGYLPQETSIFRGMSVEQNINCVLEMVEPDKQVRAAELERLLDEFGLTRLRASPAMALSGGERRRCEIARALAAKPTIMLLDEPFAGIDPLSISDIRDLVADLKTRGIGVLITDHNVRETLEIVDRACIIYGGQVLFAGSPQELVADENVRRLYLGEGFTL; encoded by the coding sequence ATGAGCGCGCTCGACGACAGTTTCCTCGACGAAGAGGCCCTGGCCGAGGCCGTGGCGGAGGCGCCGGCCCGCGCCGCGCCCGACCTGGGCGAGGTCGGCGGGCTGGAAGTCGTCTCCATCGCCAAGAGCTACGACAAGCGCAGCGTGCTGTCGGACATCTCGCTTTCGGTCGCCAAGGGGGAGGTGCTCGGCCTGCTCGGGCCCAACGGCGCGGGCAAGACGACGTGTTTCTATTCGATCATGGGGCTGGTGAAGCCCGATTCGGGCCGCATCCTGATGGACGGGGAGGACGTGACGCGCCTGCCGATGTATCGCCGCGCCATCCTCGGCCTCGGCTATCTGCCGCAGGAAACCAGCATATTTCGCGGCATGAGCGTGGAACAGAACATCAACTGCGTGCTGGAAATGGTCGAGCCGGACAAGCAGGTGCGCGCGGCGGAGCTGGAGCGGCTGCTCGACGAATTCGGCCTCACCCGCCTGCGCGCCAGCCCGGCCATGGCGCTTTCGGGGGGCGAGCGGCGGCGGTGCGAGATCGCCCGCGCGCTGGCGGCCAAGCCCACCATCATGCTGCTGGACGAACCCTTCGCCGGCATCGACCCGCTATCCATCAGCGACATCCGCGATCTGGTGGCGGATCTCAAGACACGCGGTATCGGCGTGCTCATCACCGACCACAACGTGCGCGAGACGCTGGAGATCGTCGATCGCGCCTGCATCATCTATGGCGGTCAGGTGCTGTTCGCCGGAAGTCCGCAGGAACTGGTCGCGGACGAGAACGTGCGCCGCCTCTACCTGGGCGAGGGATTCACGCTGTGA
- the prmC gene encoding peptide chain release factor N(5)-glutamine methyltransferase, translating to MRVSQAIRDAAAALDAEWGRLDAEVLMAHALGTTRSGMLLARMDDPAPAAFGPLLARRLAGEPVAYILGEAEFYGRRFAVMPAVLIPRGDSESVVEAALAAVPQPGRVLDLGTGSGALLLTILGERPGAAGVGIDRSEAALAVARGNAEALGLGERADLRAADWHAPGWDEGLGRFDLVIANPPYVEEDADLDASVRDHEPPGALFAGVDGLDDYRALVPQLPRLLTKKGVAVLEIGSRQARKVTEIADDCGFAVEIRRDLARRDRALVLRFALGKGESSHYLS from the coding sequence GTGCGCGTATCGCAGGCCATCCGCGACGCCGCCGCCGCGCTGGACGCCGAATGGGGCCGACTCGACGCCGAAGTGCTGATGGCCCATGCGCTCGGCACCACGCGGTCCGGCATGCTGCTGGCGCGCATGGACGATCCCGCACCCGCCGCGTTCGGGCCGTTGCTGGCGCGCCGGCTGGCCGGCGAGCCGGTCGCCTACATCCTGGGCGAAGCGGAGTTCTACGGGCGGCGCTTTGCGGTGATGCCCGCCGTGCTGATCCCGCGCGGCGACAGCGAGAGCGTGGTGGAAGCGGCGCTGGCGGCGGTGCCGCAGCCCGGGCGCGTGCTCGATCTCGGCACCGGGTCGGGCGCGCTGCTGCTGACGATCCTCGGCGAACGGCCCGGCGCCGCGGGTGTGGGCATCGACCGCAGCGAGGCCGCGCTCGCCGTGGCGCGCGGCAACGCCGAGGCGCTGGGACTGGGCGAACGGGCCGATCTGCGCGCGGCGGACTGGCACGCGCCGGGTTGGGACGAGGGGCTGGGGCGGTTCGATCTCGTCATCGCCAATCCGCCCTATGTCGAGGAGGATGCCGACCTCGACGCCAGCGTGCGCGATCACGAGCCGCCCGGCGCGCTGTTCGCCGGCGTCGACGGCCTCGACGACTACCGCGCGCTTGTGCCGCAATTGCCACGGCTGTTGACGAAAAAGGGCGTCGCCGTGCTGGAAATCGGATCCCGGCAGGCCCGCAAGGTCACCGAAATCGCAGACGACTGCGGCTTCGCGGTCGAAATCCGGCGTGACCTTGCCCGGCGCGACCGCGCGCTCGTTCTCAGATTTGCTCTTGGCAAAGGCGAATCAAGCCATTACCTCTCCTGA
- the rpoN gene encoding RNA polymerase factor sigma-54, with product MALGPRLDLRQSQSLVMTPQLQQAIKLLALSNLEIESFVGEALESNPLLEAGELRAETRDAPTEAEPHDATPGDGEQALDIDPATLDRDSDTGDWSAPLSGAGGQEAPDLENRGDDEPTLAEHLERQIGPCAPDARSAFIARHLIGLLDEAGYLSTPLREVAEALGVPLAHVERALACVQSLEPTGVGARSLSECLALQAREADRYDPCMAVLIDNLDLVAKGAFAHLRRICDVDEEDMADMLRELRSYDPKPGLAYGGPGTSAGVVPDVLIAPGEKGGWTIRLNEATLPRLVVNRSYYLEVRRGCTGKRARGWLSEKLADANWLIKALDQRQKTILKVAAEIVKQQSGFFARGVSELKPLTLAKVADAIEMHESTVSRVTSNKFLSCPRGTFELKYFFTSGVGRTGGGEDGEGASAEAVKARIRALTDAEDPQKVLSDDALVDLLKAEGFDLARRTVAKYREAIGIGSSVQRRRAKKLAAMG from the coding sequence ATGGCGCTCGGCCCGCGCCTCGATCTGCGCCAGTCGCAATCGCTGGTGATGACGCCGCAATTGCAGCAGGCGATCAAGCTGCTCGCGCTCAGCAACCTCGAGATCGAAAGTTTCGTCGGCGAGGCGCTGGAGAGCAATCCGCTGCTGGAGGCGGGCGAACTGCGCGCCGAGACGCGCGATGCGCCAACCGAGGCCGAGCCGCACGACGCGACGCCCGGCGACGGCGAGCAGGCGCTCGACATCGATCCCGCCACGCTCGACCGCGACAGCGATACCGGCGACTGGTCCGCGCCGCTGTCCGGGGCCGGCGGTCAGGAGGCGCCCGACCTGGAGAACCGGGGCGACGACGAGCCGACGCTGGCCGAACATCTCGAACGGCAGATCGGCCCGTGCGCGCCCGATGCCCGCTCCGCCTTCATCGCCCGCCACCTGATCGGCCTGCTGGACGAGGCGGGCTACCTCTCCACGCCGCTGCGGGAGGTGGCCGAGGCTCTCGGCGTGCCGCTGGCCCATGTCGAGCGGGCGCTGGCCTGCGTCCAGTCGCTCGAACCCACGGGCGTCGGCGCGCGGTCGCTGTCCGAATGTCTCGCGCTGCAAGCCAGGGAGGCCGACCGCTACGATCCGTGCATGGCGGTGCTGATCGACAATCTCGATCTCGTGGCCAAGGGTGCCTTCGCGCATCTCAGGCGCATCTGCGACGTGGACGAGGAGGACATGGCCGACATGCTGCGCGAACTGCGCAGCTACGATCCCAAGCCCGGCCTCGCCTATGGCGGCCCCGGCACCAGCGCGGGCGTCGTCCCCGACGTGCTGATCGCGCCGGGCGAGAAGGGCGGGTGGACCATCCGCCTGAACGAGGCGACGCTGCCGCGCCTCGTCGTCAACCGGTCCTACTACCTCGAAGTCAGGCGTGGCTGCACCGGCAAGCGGGCGAGGGGCTGGCTGTCGGAGAAGCTGGCCGACGCCAACTGGCTGATCAAGGCGCTGGACCAGCGCCAGAAGACCATCCTCAAGGTCGCCGCCGAGATCGTGAAGCAGCAGTCCGGCTTCTTCGCGCGCGGCGTGAGCGAGTTGAAACCCCTGACGCTGGCGAAGGTGGCCGACGCGATCGAGATGCACGAAAGCACCGTCAGCCGCGTCACCAGCAACAAGTTCCTGAGCTGCCCGCGCGGCACGTTCGAGCTCAAGTATTTCTTCACCAGCGGCGTCGGCCGGACCGGCGGCGGAGAGGACGGCGAGGGCGCGAGCGCCGAAGCGGTCAAGGCGCGCATCCGGGCGCTCACGGACGCGGAAGACCCGCAAAAGGTCCTGTCGGACGATGCCCTGGTGGACCTGCTGAAAGCCGAGGGCTTCGACCTCGCGCGGCGGACGGTCGCGAAATACCGCGAGGCGATCGGCATCGGGTCGAGCGTGCAGCGGAGAAGGGCGAAGAAGCTGGCGGCGATGGGGTGA
- a CDS encoding alpha/beta hydrolase produces MTRARRPFREIAVRPIMKALLAALFVTSIAACSADSKPADPIPEHDELTVSSDILDEDRVINVFVPPQYDGGQTAFPVVYMPDGGIDEDFPHIANTLAGLIARGAVPPVILVGIENTERGRDLTPSSTTDYDRDYAPQGDGARAFRAFIRDELMPEIDARYRTADGRTIIGESSAGLFVVDTFFREPGLFDHYIAMDPALWWNDHDLVRQAASRLAAMDAAGKSLWFAGSGAADIQPHTRALADALSRNAPQGLRWIYRDRPGERHDTIFRATKDDALTWSLGAPASGRTADRAADGQAS; encoded by the coding sequence ATGACCAGGGCGAGGCGACCGTTCCGGGAGATCGCCGTGCGTCCGATCATGAAGGCCCTGCTGGCCGCCCTGTTCGTCACCAGCATCGCGGCCTGTTCCGCCGATTCCAAACCCGCGGACCCCATCCCCGAGCACGACGAACTGACGGTCAGCTCGGATATCCTGGACGAGGACCGGGTCATCAACGTCTTCGTTCCGCCGCAATATGACGGGGGGCAGACGGCGTTTCCGGTTGTCTACATGCCCGATGGCGGCATCGACGAGGATTTCCCCCATATCGCCAACACCCTCGCCGGGTTGATCGCACGCGGCGCCGTGCCGCCTGTCATCCTCGTGGGAATCGAGAACACCGAGCGCGGGCGTGACCTGACCCCGTCCTCCACGACGGATTACGACCGCGACTACGCCCCGCAGGGCGACGGTGCCCGTGCATTCCGGGCGTTCATCCGCGACGAATTGATGCCCGAAATTGACGCGCGCTACCGCACCGCCGATGGCCGGACGATCATCGGGGAATCGAGCGCCGGGCTGTTCGTGGTGGATACCTTCTTCCGCGAACCCGGACTGTTCGATCACTACATCGCGATGGACCCGGCCCTGTGGTGGAACGATCACGATCTGGTCCGGCAGGCTGCGTCGCGCCTCGCGGCGATGGATGCGGCGGGAAAGTCGCTGTGGTTTGCAGGGTCCGGCGCGGCCGATATCCAACCGCATACGCGGGCGCTGGCGGACGCGCTCTCACGAAACGCCCCGCAGGGGTTGCGGTGGATCTACCGCGATCGACCGGGCGAGCGGCACGACACCATTTTCCGCGCGACCAAAGACGATGCGCTCACATGGAGTCTGGGGGCGCCCGCTTCCGGCAGAACCGCCGACCGGGCGGCGGACGGGCAGGCATCGTAA
- the ppa gene encoding inorganic diphosphatase: MRIDKVAIGDNPPDSLNVIIEVPVGGEPVKYEFDKESGALFVDRILHTPMRYPCNYGFIPHTLSPDGDPLDAMVIARSPFIAGSVVRARPIGVLNLEDEHGGDEKLVCVPVDTTFPYYSDVGETKDLPSIIFQQIEHFFTHYKDLEKEKWVRVGQWGDTAEAKRIVLESIERAKQAKAG, translated from the coding sequence ATGCGTATCGACAAGGTAGCCATCGGCGACAATCCGCCCGACAGCCTCAACGTCATCATCGAGGTGCCCGTCGGCGGAGAGCCGGTGAAGTACGAATTCGACAAGGAATCGGGCGCGCTGTTCGTCGACCGCATCCTGCACACGCCGATGCGCTATCCGTGCAATTACGGCTTCATTCCGCACACGCTCTCGCCCGATGGCGATCCGCTGGATGCGATGGTGATCGCCCGCAGCCCGTTCATCGCCGGCAGCGTGGTACGCGCGCGCCCCATTGGCGTGCTCAACCTGGAAGACGAGCATGGCGGCGACGAGAAGCTGGTCTGCGTGCCGGTGGACACGACCTTCCCCTATTATTCCGACGTCGGCGAGACGAAGGATCTGCCCAGCATCATCTTCCAGCAGATCGAGCACTTCTTCACCCACTACAAGGATCTGGAGAAGGAGAAGTGGGTGCGCGTCGGCCAGTGGGGCGATACCGCCGAAGCCAAGCGCATCGTGCTGGAAAGCATCGAACGCGCGAAGCAGGCCAAGGCGGGTTAA
- a CDS encoding M61 family metallopeptidase, producing MKFILAPIALSVALLSSTAALAQQAGIRPDANSAPVAPQLDDATPLPRDVAYPGGTIRLDIDATDTRRHLYRVTETIPVARGTTQLALLFPEWLPGNHAARGPINLLSNIRFTAGGEELNWFRDPLDVYRLVVEVPPSAREVVASFIHTSPVTGSEGRVTMTQEMLNLQWEKMSLYPEGHYVRRIAIAPSVKVPEGWRVFTALDGQTRRGDTVRFDDVDYETLVDSPIFAGAHSQQWSLGEDVQLDAIADEPDYLDLAPENLARFENLVEEADALFGARHFDHYDILLAMTDTMGGIGLEHHRSAENQYEPTALTDWDAMDWDHNVVSHELVHSWNGKFRRPEGLWTPDYRTPMQDTLLWVYEGQTQFWGWVLAARSGLQQKDTVLGMFANAVANYSEGQPGRAWRSVQDTTYDPIVNSRRPLPYSSLQRSEDYYVEGALTWLEADQIIRDGTGGAKGLDDFARDFFGKTDGDWGELTYDFDEVVATLNRVYPYDWAGFLDTRLRQPNQPAPTRGLAMAGYELVWKDTPNPYAKGRMDNGDYVDLFYSLGMSLSVSGTVVSTLWDGPAFAAGIVNGAEIVAVNGEEFAPDTIRDAVTAARDSREPIELLVKRGERYDTIAIDYHGGLRFPWIEPTGDGEQGLDRLLAARTR from the coding sequence ATGAAGTTCATCCTCGCGCCGATCGCGCTTTCCGTCGCTCTCCTTTCCTCCACTGCCGCGCTGGCCCAGCAGGCCGGAATCCGGCCCGACGCCAATTCCGCGCCGGTTGCGCCGCAACTGGACGACGCGACCCCGCTGCCGCGCGACGTGGCCTATCCGGGCGGCACCATCCGGCTCGACATCGACGCCACCGATACGCGCCGCCATCTCTACCGCGTGACCGAGACGATCCCCGTCGCCCGCGGCACGACGCAGCTGGCCTTGCTGTTTCCCGAGTGGCTGCCCGGCAACCACGCCGCGCGCGGGCCGATCAACCTGCTTTCGAACATCCGCTTCACCGCGGGCGGAGAGGAACTCAACTGGTTCCGCGACCCGCTCGACGTCTATCGCCTTGTGGTCGAGGTGCCGCCGAGCGCGCGCGAGGTGGTGGCCAGCTTCATCCACACCTCGCCCGTCACCGGCAGCGAGGGGCGCGTGACCATGACGCAGGAGATGCTCAACCTGCAATGGGAGAAGATGAGCCTTTATCCCGAAGGCCATTACGTGCGCCGCATCGCCATCGCGCCGAGCGTCAAGGTGCCCGAAGGCTGGCGCGTGTTCACCGCGCTCGACGGGCAGACGCGGCGCGGCGACACGGTGCGTTTCGACGACGTCGATTACGAAACGCTGGTCGATTCGCCGATCTTCGCCGGCGCACATTCGCAGCAGTGGTCGCTGGGCGAGGACGTGCAGCTCGACGCCATCGCCGACGAGCCGGACTACCTCGACCTCGCGCCCGAGAACCTCGCCCGTTTCGAAAACCTGGTGGAAGAAGCCGACGCGCTGTTCGGCGCGCGGCATTTCGACCATTACGACATTCTCCTCGCCATGACCGACACGATGGGGGGCATCGGCCTCGAACATCACCGCTCGGCGGAAAACCAGTACGAACCCACCGCCCTTACCGACTGGGACGCGATGGACTGGGATCACAACGTCGTTTCCCATGAGCTCGTCCATAGCTGGAACGGCAAGTTCCGCCGGCCCGAGGGATTGTGGACGCCCGACTACCGCACGCCCATGCAGGACACGCTGCTGTGGGTGTACGAAGGGCAGACGCAGTTCTGGGGCTGGGTGCTGGCGGCCCGATCCGGCCTGCAGCAGAAGGACACGGTGCTCGGCATGTTCGCCAACGCGGTCGCCAACTATTCCGAGGGCCAGCCGGGCCGCGCGTGGCGCAGCGTGCAGGACACGACCTACGACCCCATCGTCAATTCGCGGCGCCCGCTGCCCTATTCCTCGCTCCAGCGCAGCGAGGACTATTACGTCGAGGGGGCGCTGACCTGGCTGGAAGCGGACCAGATCATCCGCGATGGCACCGGCGGGGCGAAGGGGCTGGACGATTTCGCCCGGGATTTCTTCGGCAAGACCGACGGCGACTGGGGCGAGCTGACCTACGATTTCGACGAGGTCGTCGCGACGCTGAACCGGGTCTATCCGTATGACTGGGCCGGCTTCCTCGACACCCGGCTGCGCCAGCCGAATCAGCCCGCGCCGACGCGCGGCCTCGCGATGGCCGGCTACGAACTGGTATGGAAGGACACGCCCAACCCCTACGCCAAGGGCCGGATGGACAATGGCGACTATGTCGACCTGTTCTATTCGCTGGGCATGAGCCTGTCGGTCAGCGGCACGGTCGTCTCGACGCTGTGGGACGGGCCGGCCTTCGCGGCCGGCATCGTCAACGGGGCGGAGATCGTGGCCGTCAACGGCGAGGAATTCGCGCCCGATACGATCAGGGACGCGGTGACGGCAGCCAGGGATTCGCGCGAACCGATCGAACTGCTGGTCAAGCGGGGCGAGCGCTACGACACCATCGCCATCGACTATCACGGCGGCCTGCGCTTCCCGTGGATCGAGCCGACAGGCGATGGCGAGCAGGGTCTCGACCGGTTGCTGGCGGCGCGCACGCGCTGA
- the prfA gene encoding peptide chain release factor 1 → MTIPAERLRQIANRFAELEARMASGQLEGEEFVAASRDYAELEPVAKVAAEVSAMREEIAGLEDMLADPEMRGMAEEELAAIRKALPEAERRLALAMLPRDAADARPAMLEIRAGTGGDEAALFAGDLYRMYEKYAAEQGWRVEPVSVAAADVGGYKEIVANVTGTGVFARLKFESGVHRVQRVPVTESGGRIHTSAATVAVLPEPTEVDVSIDENDLRIDIYRSSGAGGQHVNTTDSAVRITHVPTGIVVAMQDERSQHKNRDKAMKVLRARLYERRREEAHGAEAEARRAMVGSGDRSERIRTYNFPQGRVTDHRIGLTLHKLPEIVAGPGLGELVDALIAEDEAKRLAAMAD, encoded by the coding sequence ATGACCATCCCAGCCGAACGCCTTCGCCAGATCGCCAACCGCTTCGCCGAGCTCGAGGCGCGCATGGCGAGCGGGCAGCTGGAGGGCGAGGAATTCGTCGCCGCCAGCCGCGACTACGCCGAACTGGAACCGGTGGCGAAGGTCGCCGCCGAAGTCTCCGCCATGCGCGAGGAGATCGCGGGGCTCGAGGACATGCTCGCCGACCCGGAGATGCGCGGAATGGCGGAGGAGGAACTCGCTGCCATCCGCAAGGCGCTTCCCGAGGCCGAGCGCCGTCTCGCGCTCGCCATGCTGCCGCGCGATGCGGCAGACGCGCGGCCCGCCATGCTCGAAATCCGCGCCGGCACCGGCGGCGACGAGGCGGCGCTGTTCGCTGGCGACCTTTATCGCATGTACGAGAAATACGCCGCCGAGCAGGGCTGGCGGGTGGAACCGGTCAGTGTCGCGGCGGCCGATGTCGGCGGATACAAGGAGATCGTCGCCAACGTTACCGGCACCGGCGTGTTCGCCAGGCTCAAGTTCGAAAGCGGCGTCCACCGCGTGCAGCGCGTACCCGTCACCGAGAGTGGCGGGCGCATCCATACCAGCGCCGCGACCGTCGCCGTCCTCCCCGAACCGACCGAGGTCGATGTCTCGATTGACGAGAATGACCTCAGGATCGACATCTACCGCTCCAGCGGGGCGGGCGGCCAGCACGTCAACACCACCGACAGCGCGGTTCGCATCACCCACGTGCCCACCGGCATCGTCGTGGCGATGCAGGACGAGCGCAGCCAGCACAAGAACCGCGACAAGGCGATGAAGGTGCTGCGCGCTCGCCTCTACGAAAGGCGGCGCGAGGAAGCGCACGGAGCAGAGGCGGAGGCGCGCCGCGCGATGGTCGGCAGCGGCGACCGCTCCGAACGCATCCGTACCTACAATTTCCCGCAGGGGCGCGTGACCGATCACCGCATCGGCCTGACGCTGCACAAGCTGCCTGAAATTGTCGCCGGGCCGGGGCTTGGCGAACTGGTCGACGCGCTCATCGCCGAGGACGAGGCGAAGCGGCTCGCGGCGATGGCGGATTGA
- the hisS gene encoding histidine--tRNA ligase, with protein sequence MSKSNTPQAIRGTQDIFGADAESFAFIVETFERVRRLYRFRRVEMPVFERTEVFARSIGETTDIVSKEMYSFEDRGGDSLTLRPEFTAGIARAFVTNGWQQHAPLKVATHGPLFRYERPQKGRYRQFHQIDAEIIGAAEPQADVELLAMADQLLKELGIEGVTLHLNTLGDADSRDAWRAALVEYFSGVREKLSEDSQGRLEKNPLRILDSKDPRDREFVAGAPRIDQFLSDEARAFFDAVTGGLDAAGVKWTRAESLVRGLDYYRHTAFEFIPDEGSAAAEALGSQSTILGGGRYDGLMESLGGASTPAVGWAAGIERLAMLVPAAKLRNYQEVVGVIAETPEAAAVAQEISTYLRSKNLQVDQLYSGRSNKVLKKLRDRGVTTALFVAAPPFSRFKATINIKRFRGFRHDTEKVFVERFASKYELTLDPQVDGFSYDFGLVDE encoded by the coding sequence ATGAGCAAGAGCAACACGCCACAGGCCATTCGCGGCACGCAGGACATCTTCGGCGCGGACGCGGAAAGCTTCGCCTTCATCGTCGAGACGTTCGAACGCGTGCGCCGGCTGTACCGCTTTCGCCGCGTCGAAATGCCGGTGTTCGAGCGGACCGAGGTGTTCGCCCGGTCCATCGGCGAGACGACCGACATCGTCTCCAAGGAAATGTATTCGTTCGAGGATCGCGGCGGGGACTCGCTGACGCTGCGCCCCGAATTCACCGCCGGGATCGCGCGCGCCTTCGTGACGAATGGCTGGCAGCAGCACGCCCCGCTGAAGGTGGCGACGCATGGCCCGCTGTTCCGCTACGAACGTCCGCAGAAGGGCCGCTATCGCCAGTTCCACCAGATCGACGCGGAGATCATCGGCGCCGCCGAGCCGCAGGCGGACGTGGAGCTGCTGGCGATGGCCGACCAGTTGCTGAAGGAACTGGGTATCGAGGGCGTGACGCTGCACCTCAACACGCTGGGCGATGCCGACAGCCGCGATGCCTGGCGCGCGGCGCTGGTCGAGTACTTCTCCGGCGTGCGCGAGAAGCTGAGCGAGGATTCGCAAGGGCGGCTGGAGAAGAACCCGCTGCGGATTCTCGATTCGAAGGACCCGCGCGACCGCGAATTCGTGGCCGGTGCCCCCCGGATCGACCAGTTCCTGTCCGACGAGGCCCGCGCCTTCTTCGACGCGGTGACCGGCGGGCTGGACGCGGCGGGCGTGAAATGGACCCGCGCGGAAAGTTTGGTGAGGGGGCTCGACTACTACCGCCACACGGCATTCGAATTCATTCCCGACGAGGGCTCGGCAGCGGCCGAGGCGCTGGGGTCGCAAAGCACGATCCTCGGCGGCGGCCGCTACGACGGGCTGATGGAGTCGCTGGGTGGTGCGTCGACGCCGGCGGTCGGCTGGGCCGCCGGGATTGAGCGGCTGGCTATGTTGGTGCCAGCCGCCAAGCTACGCAATTATCAAGAAGTCGTGGGTGTAATTGCCGAGACCCCTGAAGCGGCGGCTGTAGCACAGGAAATTTCAACCTATTTGCGATCAAAGAACTTACAGGTAGACCAACTCTACAGCGGTCGTTCGAACAAGGTGCTTAAAAAGCTCCGCGACCGTGGTGTAACGACCGCACTTTTCGTTGCCGCACCACCTTTCTCGCGTTTCAAGGCGACCATCAATATCAAGCGTTTTCGTGGCTTCAGGCATGATACCGAAAAGGTTTTTGTCGAACGCTTCGCGAGCAAATACGAGTTGACGCTTGACCCGCAGGTCGACGGTTTCTCTTACGATTTCGGTCTCGTCGACGAATGA